Within the Clostridium scatologenes genome, the region AAAAATACAATATTTGACTCTTTAAATGATTCACTACAATACATAGATATACTTTTTAATCATCATGTAACTATTTATATTACTGATACAGAAAAAATTTTGAAGATACTTTGCAGTGACAAATTAAGTTTAAGTAGTAAAGAAGGAGATCCAACACCAAAAGCAGGTGCTCCAGGAAAGGCGTTAAGGTCTGGAAAGCCAGTAATAGAAATTCTTCCTAAAGAATTGTATGGAGTACCTTTTAGATCATATTCTATTCCAATTAAAGATGACAATAATAATGTGATTGGTCTTTTATTAGCAGCACAAAGTCTTGAAAATATGGATAATGTACTAACTCTTTCTGAAAATGTATCAAGTTCTCTTAAAAAAATGTCTTTGGCAAGCAATGATATTTGTGAAGAAATTCAAAAAATAGTTAATTCAAATTCAGATACTTATGACGCACTTAATAAGGCTAATAATAATGTTAATGATACTAATGAAATTTTGAAATTTATACAAGGTGTTTCGAGTCAAACTAATCTTTTGGGTCTAAATGCAGCTATTGAGGCTTCAAGAGCAGGAGATAATGGAAAGGGCTTTGGTGTAGTTGCACAAGAAATAAGAAAATTGTCTAAGTCAAGTAGTGAATCAGTTAAGAAAATTGATACTGTTTTAAAAGAAATTACTAGATCAATGGAACTTGTTACTAGTGGTATAAATAAATCAAATTCAAATTTTGAAGCAGCAAGCAGTGCAATAGAGGAAATAACTTCATCTATTCAGGAGTTATCTTCAACTGCTGAAATATTAAAAGAACTAGCTAAAAAAATTTAAATATGCGAATTACAGAAGGTAGTGGAGTAAATTTAATCAAAATTGATTTTTGTATAAAAAGTATAAGGCCTATACTTTCACTTGTTAATATAATATCTTTCATATGGTTTAAAGAAAAAATGTGATATAATAACCATTAGTTGAACAAAAATGGCACAATATGATCAATAAACCAGGGGGGAATATCAATGGTAAATATGTTATTTAGTTTATATAACTTTAATGAAAAATGGGCAAAAAATATTGTATCAAAGTATATAAACTCTAATAATAGAGTTCTGATAATTCCATTTTCTTTTGATGAAGATATAAAAAGTGATTTGGAATGGCAGAGTGAATTTAATAAGTATAAAGGAAGGCATTATAAAGTTATAGAGAAAACGTTCTCGAGCTATGGAGTTAGTGAAAAAAATATAAAATGTATAAATTATTTTAAAGATACTAAGGAAAGTGCAAAAGATAAAATGAAAAATAGTGATGTAATATTTTTTACTGGAGGCTTACCTGATAAAATGATGTACAGGCTAAATGAGTTTGATTTAATAAATGAAATTGAAAATTTTAAAGGTATAGTTATTGGGAGTAGTGCTGGTGCAATGATACAAATAAAAGATTATCATATTACTCCAGATGAAGACTATAATACATTTTCATATAATAAAGGGTTAAATTTTATTAAGAATTTTGATATTGAAGTACATTATGAAGGCACAAAAACACAGGAAAAGTACATAAATAAGGTATTAAATGAAAAATCAGATACAGTGTATGCAATTAAAAATACTGGAGGAATAATTATTGATAATAATGTAACTACACTATTAGGAGATACGTGTACATTCAGTAGATAGTTTGCAATTTTTTATTTGATATAAAACACGTTTTTAGCATTCTATGAATAAAGCACTTGGTTAATGCCAGGTGCTTTATTCATAGGATATTAAAAAAATATATACTAACATGTAACAAATATTAAACAATATCGTAACAATTATTTTATATAATAATAATTGTCCTAAGGAAATAAACCTTAGAGGGAAAATTTAAAAATATAATAAGTCTCCCCTTATTATAGATATAGTTTGTTTCAGGTAAGCACTAGTGAAAGACACTAGTGCTTATTTGAATTAATACAATAAAATTGTATTTCAATAAATTTTAATACATTTATAAAATATAGTGAATATAATAGTAGTAATGGAGAAGGGAGGAGTAATTTTGAAGAGAACCTATATCTTGGACACAAATGTTATTCTGTATTCACCAGGAGCTATTTTTACTTTTGGGGATAATGATGTAATTATACCTGAAATAGTATTAGAAGAATTAGATAGCTTTAAAAAACAAAAGAATGATTTAGGTGCTAATGCTAGACATGCAGCTAGAATTATAGATAGACTTAGAAGACAGGGAAAGCTTAATGAAGGAGTAAATATACCAGGAGGAGGGAAATTGAAGGTAGAAATGAATCATTATGATACTGAAATACCTCCATGCTGGGACAAAAATAAGGCAGACAATCGAATAATACAGATTTGTAAAGCTCTTAAAGAACAAGGAGAAGATGTATGCCTTATTACAAAAGATACTTTTGAGAGAATTAAGGCAGATATTGTTGGTATAGATGTGGAAGATTTTTATGAAAAGGTAGTACCGGAAAATGAAGATCAATATACAGGAAGAATTGATGTTTACGCTTCAAATGAAAAAATATCAGAATTTTATCATGACAAATTTATGGAAATAAAGGATGTTCTATGTTATGAAGAGACGCAAGGAAAATATGTTGTGCCTAATTTTTATACTAATCAGTTTGTTATAATTCACTGCAGTGAAAATCCTAGGCAAACAGCATTAGGAAGATTCAATGGTGATAAAATAGTAAATTTGAATTACAAGGAAAATATTTTCTTTGGCATTAATCCAAGAAATGTAGGACAGAAATTCATGATGGAGGCATTGTTTACAGATGCAGATAAAGCTCCTTTAGTGATAGTAAAGGGGCCAGCAGGTACAGCTAAAACTTTATTTTCTTTAGCGGTTGGACTTCACAAGATTATGGAGTGTAATACTAATCAATATAGAAGAATTCTTGTATGTAGACCAAATGTTACTATGGATGAAGATATAGGATTTTTACCTGGTACGGAAGAAGAGAAAATAGCACCTTTTATGAGGCCAATATTCGACAATTTGGAAATATTAGTAGATTCAAATGAAAAACAGAGATATAAAAATGAAAAAGAATTAGCAGATAAAATTAAAGAACTTTTTGATAGAAGAATCATAACTACAGAGGCTGTAGCTTATTTAAGAGGAAGATCTATAGTTAAAAACTGGGTAATTGTAGATGAAGCACAAAATTTAACACCAAAACAGGTTAAAGCAATAATAACAAGAGTAGGTGAAGGAACAAAACTTATATTAATAGGAGATCCAGATCAAATAGATCAGCCATTCCTAGATTCAAGGTCAAATGGACTTTGTTATGCTTCGGAAAAAATGAAAGGTAGTAATTTATGTTATCAAGTAACAATGAATTACAATGAATGTGAAAGATCACCACTATCATATGAGGCTTCAAAAAGATTATAATGATTAAAATAGGCGGAGTTAATCCGCTTTTTTTATAAGAAATTTTATTCACTTGAAACGTATTCAAATAAGAATACATGTCAATAATTTCATATATAAATATAATTTAGAAATTTATCATGAATGTACAAATAATGGAGTAAAACAATTTTTAGAAAATCCTTAACATATTCAAAATTTAATTTTTATTAACATCTTTTATGTCCTATTTATAATTATTTCTATTTAAAAAATATATCATTTATTGTACAATATTGAGAGATGTAATTTTAGAAAGGAAAGGTTTTTGTATATGGACAAAAGAAAAACAAATGGTAAAAGGGGGAAATCCATTTGGAAGTTGGTTATAGGGTTTTTAATATTTGAAGTATTATTTACTGGAATAACTGCTCCTCTTTTAATATTTTATGGGCCATTTAAAAATGTAAAGAAGACTGTAGTTGAATCTGCAATGACAACACTTAGTCATCAATATATTGCTAAGTTTTTTTTATCTGATGATGAAATTAATAAAATTTTGGGAGAAAATACTATAGACAATATTCAACAAGATAATATTTCTCAATTAAAGTTTGAAAATAAACATGACAGCAGTATAGAAAGAGAAGAAGTTAGTGATGGAAGAAAATTTAATGGATATATGCTTATAATTCATGATCCTACAAGAGTAAAAGTAGGGTATAGTAAGAAGTTAGGTGTAGCTGGTGAGTTAACTAGCCAAATAGCAAAGGATAATAATGCTGTAGCAGCAATTAATGGTGGTGGATTTACAGATAGTTCTTCAGGTGATAGTAAGTGGACAGGGACTGGTGGAAAACCTGTTGGAATACTTATGAGTGGTGGAAAAGAAGTGTATAATGACGTATCAGATGAAGATAAGGCCATGGAAGTAATGGCAATGACTAGTAAAGGAGAACTTTTGGTAGGTTCACACAGTTTGTCAGAAATGAAGTCACTTGGAGTTACAGAGGCTATCTCTTTTGGTCCTGCGTTGGTTGTAAATGGAAAAGGAACTATAAAATCTGGTGATGGCGGTTGGGGAATAGCTCCAAGAACTGCCATAGGACAGAGGAAAGATGGAGCTATATTATTTTTAGTTATAGATGGGAGACAAACAAAAAGTGTAGGTGCAACATTAAAAGATGTTCAGAATATAATGCTTGAATATGGTGCATTAAATGCTACAAATTTGGATGGAGGTTCTTCATCAACTATGTACTATGAAGGTGAAGTAATAAATAATCCATGTGATCCTTTAGGAGAAAGATCTGTACCTTCTGCTGTTTATGTTAAACCTTAAAGTACAGTAGATAAGTATTAGAAGGAGAGTGCTCAATGAAGATTTTCGGAAGAATTCTTATATGGATAATGATATCATTAACACTACAGTGTGCAGGACTTTTTTATGCTAATAAATACTTATTTGCATCAAGCACAGATATCAAAACTAAGAAAGTAGTGAAAAGTGACAATAAAAAACCAGATATTAAAATTAACATACCAGATAATGCAAAGAACACAAATATATCATTTGATGGGAAATTTGTGGCTTACTATGATGGAGATGTGTTGAAAGTAGTAAATACTTTAACAGGAGAAGAAAAAAGTGTAGAATTTGAAGGTGGAGTAAAGGTATCTTTTTATAAATGGCTTTCTGATAGAAATAGAATGCTTATAGCTGAAAAGGAAAGCTCAGATGAAGAATCAAATT harbors:
- a CDS encoding PhoH family protein — encoded protein: MKRTYILDTNVILYSPGAIFTFGDNDVIIPEIVLEELDSFKKQKNDLGANARHAARIIDRLRRQGKLNEGVNIPGGGKLKVEMNHYDTEIPPCWDKNKADNRIIQICKALKEQGEDVCLITKDTFERIKADIVGIDVEDFYEKVVPENEDQYTGRIDVYASNEKISEFYHDKFMEIKDVLCYEETQGKYVVPNFYTNQFVIIHCSENPRQTALGRFNGDKIVNLNYKENIFFGINPRNVGQKFMMEALFTDADKAPLVIVKGPAGTAKTLFSLAVGLHKIMECNTNQYRRILVCRPNVTMDEDIGFLPGTEEEKIAPFMRPIFDNLEILVDSNEKQRYKNEKELADKIKELFDRRIITTEAVAYLRGRSIVKNWVIVDEAQNLTPKQVKAIITRVGEGTKLILIGDPDQIDQPFLDSRSNGLCYASEKMKGSNLCYQVTMNYNECERSPLSYEASKRL
- a CDS encoding Type 1 glutamine amidotransferase-like domain-containing protein, with translation MVNMLFSLYNFNEKWAKNIVSKYINSNNRVLIIPFSFDEDIKSDLEWQSEFNKYKGRHYKVIEKTFSSYGVSEKNIKCINYFKDTKESAKDKMKNSDVIFFTGGLPDKMMYRLNEFDLINEIENFKGIVIGSSAGAMIQIKDYHITPDEDYNTFSYNKGLNFIKNFDIEVHYEGTKTQEKYINKVLNEKSDTVYAIKNTGGIIIDNNVTTLLGDTCTFSR
- a CDS encoding phosphodiester glycosidase family protein → MDKRKTNGKRGKSIWKLVIGFLIFEVLFTGITAPLLIFYGPFKNVKKTVVESAMTTLSHQYIAKFFLSDDEINKILGENTIDNIQQDNISQLKFENKHDSSIEREEVSDGRKFNGYMLIIHDPTRVKVGYSKKLGVAGELTSQIAKDNNAVAAINGGGFTDSSSGDSKWTGTGGKPVGILMSGGKEVYNDVSDEDKAMEVMAMTSKGELLVGSHSLSEMKSLGVTEAISFGPALVVNGKGTIKSGDGGWGIAPRTAIGQRKDGAILFLVIDGRQTKSVGATLKDVQNIMLEYGALNATNLDGGSSSTMYYEGEVINNPCDPLGERSVPSAVYVKP
- a CDS encoding methyl-accepting chemotaxis protein, translated to MLSPVVKNTIFDSLNDSLQYIDILFNHHVTIYITDTEKILKILCSDKLSLSSKEGDPTPKAGAPGKALRSGKPVIEILPKELYGVPFRSYSIPIKDDNNNVIGLLLAAQSLENMDNVLTLSENVSSSLKKMSLASNDICEEIQKIVNSNSDTYDALNKANNNVNDTNEILKFIQGVSSQTNLLGLNAAIEASRAGDNGKGFGVVAQEIRKLSKSSSESVKKIDTVLKEITRSMELVTSGINKSNSNFEAASSAIEEITSSIQELSSTAEILKELAKKI